The following are encoded together in the Triticum urartu cultivar G1812 unplaced genomic scaffold, Tu2.1 TuUngrouped_contig_1639, whole genome shotgun sequence genome:
- the LOC125526736 gene encoding uncharacterized protein LOC125526736 isoform X1, with amino-acid sequence MDFAVMKRRELQALCKEHGLKANGSSADLVARLAAKLSISGGAEEDAVGVVVGKGCLKRSFGGASGGDSDAAKKVTFVLEEEEEAEVGGRRLLLSPVVARTRGRPRAAEALSRAQESGGERRRTRSQVGCDSADETDAGQAGADVVTRRHRRNAANLGAGDVVERVAGAVGRKTSAKAEQQELDAGEAVGRKHQLKRKTSENDADNVDVSVQVGVSCRSTRSSAVQSEPAAAPSPVVHNKRGRKKAGDLKEQDRVKEQPTEIQHVGRTLRSGLVVAGPPLPTVSENKRSRSKVPEGETAVEKVAEVEISGRTTRSSSVPAAATSPIVVAKKRRKTKNVNSDEGQHTVPDVSNDAPVTRVLRNRAIQTIGSTDLKVARPTMLNAAKDGVEDGVAKQDGHVGSKKRKMSNRRATVATDGGEIPFSDSSGKASAMDMHVDVPGPVRRSMRKSVVPSFLEHETKGMHGDVEMKETVTKTVGGSTWRSVAPVILEKESKGLTKPVESKETVTKPVGRSTRRSVATVILEKECKGLPKEMIPQVHVKRQTKKSLVPAMTEKGTKSIVTDMIPEARAGRSTRRPALAIVNSKKNDHCEAAISEKCSSAKSEDLEKQQTVKQPVRRLTRKSFVPAVLEKDRKAVPAEMNPDAQFNNENGDHTKMKCAKGGHLEKQLVVKEPSRRSTHKSVAPHVIEKEIKGLQEESKSEVPVSTSVRKLSCPNAVDKESKDHREIVPHVIEKDIKGSQEESKSDVPVRTSVRKPAGPNAVDKEIKDHSEIVRREESSVRTRSAQTKLQRSVQNDASLRQTRHRSSKLAISPLPSKPTASKGRPAKRSRTASLEEVMPAEEQKEDQIAYGGHTSDMIDVASSANSLESGVLPSPAEKSDLRDAQLNTQLEGTVVESSISHGKDGSNILEFELESTVVGTTEKPPSDLAIPDCTHVGALSEEALDSIENAAARCSPVLEQSPTGLRFLFSQGNIEEPDTHNTSPFFKNFMEESDVHKVERQVETVVSLKPDSYQGSDEYSIRVEESGGLMFSSQQNNEQEGFSVSTLRKDWVASVQLDSSEDVHHTVRDITRKDVICNEEEKTDFIPSDINAPHEKSHADKPAEHVSGVSGALFCISQSTTVVDEVNSDSSLLESVDGLDNQIASSNTEGLQQDNIEECNLHNARVTEDIHASVMFEAAQVAVPESGKMLQPDVETLVLPDEQLKHKLEGDDHEVQSFSRGEDESPKQSTSCEDQSFLGSGICQTVSRRYTDVVCVKDHKDDCNQHSEGQLTLGNLESDMSEPALDERSESGMSVLRAEETSPFPDEQLNTKLEGNTEQSLICDKDSSNVSLTEFLGNNHLSSLKDPTMDPCHDQELPNDMPAPKSPEESAVFLDDKVSGSVQSLRCDKDGSIVSDTGSLGNKNLSSMKDPSMDPCHVQELPCGPSMDPCHDQELPGDMPASKSPDEFAVSMDERVSGSVGICQISASIGKGNHIAMDPHHTVKQVDNLNQSAAALLRNMENTPCKPDALEPSSDHLFVIDPSTPMEPLLTEAGLKVGSPDKKLPMEQVQQDDLQVQEGTVEKTPECKHECVSPDKAGPHSLKNEGYPSSIEQSLFDQQSLSSQEDVQVQEDTLEKTALGSTTPECKDEYGFPDEADPHSLKNERGSLIVEQSPCSLPTLFTQESVEERSECVVLSSARVQAENGVCESNPGSDHDTSADFSAVSKSEDCLDTSQQDNENEGLSEASHEQDDFHVQEGTVEKTTLGSDLPECKHEFGLPAEAEPHSLMNQRSSIEQSAFGLQSLILKEEGQGTVEKKAVDSATPECKHECVSPDKAGPHSLKDERYPASIAQSSFDLQPFSLQDDVQVHEGTLEKTALGSATPECKDEYGFPDEADPHSLKNERGSLGVEQPLSLPAFFSQESIEEPSECIALSSASVQAETGVNESKPGLDHDTSVDFSTVSKSEDCLVTSQQDNENEELTKASHEQEQVATGQLDLEAASIMEDVDSEEVAYDEENKKPVHPTDINSLCQKINVSGPVEHASGLGDALLSPSLIACTDDSDVHLSSNPCLFESTDFPDEIDWSNTEALQQGLKKQQCDELKEYQVPFGAGNDMIEAGTKDIDSGVPPLRAEETSNMRDEQLNTKLPCTEVVEFGLSCDKGSNNYIDTESVVNSVCTNIPSDSSLPTDCSTDDYQQMELFEGPAEQKSPKDASVCWEDSDPRAVSATIEKPSPSFDLAIPDFKHEGALSEEAVYSMKNDTESCSRDHRRSSIGLHHLFSQESFKGPDVHDDLVLPSTEDEDDSNTRHAEKMVSSEPDSHQGSPVDLSIVEEIKGLFSSERDDEQGFLSSGHKTGCIGSARLDSSEDCNLVKRDINTEVICKEEEKQELVPSSDTRTLHETSITDEPDEQKITLLQAAETSASADKQLSSELEEDEFKEHNFSSEETIGIFGVGSVKGNLFHLHEDSHTNPIQGKELPDNLSAPKSPEQSTFGQAESLLGSGICQAVVQRSTEEINTKLQHERKEECSKYIDDQTTLMSECALFGGSVSGTTLLPTAETSSLPDEQFGPELKCDEFEEPDRSYDEDASYLFGSGSLKNNVPNLGHKEEYYEHSDDPAILSGGMPKPSPIRESESGVALQPAEETPALTNEHLNFEMEELGLCISDMSDTGLMENNNLSCLPKDTYMETWNEDEISIGTPAAKSPGESAVCPDDRVPGSVGICQTSGRRRIDEISTKLLSFKISSAVKGSYIAMDSADDPKQGDNLSPAALPGNWENVHAAKADNPAKQNSDCSVAKDSSS; translated from the exons ATGGATTTTGCGGTGATGAAGCGGCGGGAACTGCAGGCGCTCTGCAAGGAGCACGGCCTCAAGGCCAACGGATCCAGCGCCGACCTggtcgcccgcctcgccgccAAGCTCTCG ATTTCTGGCGGTGCGGAGGAGGATGCGGTCGGCGTCGTTGTGGGGAAGGGGTGTTTGAAGCGATCGTTCGGCGGCGCTAGCGGTGGGGATTCGGATGCGGCCAAGAAGGTGACGTTTGTGttggaggaagaggaggaggcggaggtgggTGGCAGACGCCTCTTGTTGTCGCCTGTTGTTGCCAGGACGAGGGGTAGGCCGAGGGCCGCGGAGGCTCTCTCTCGCGCCCAAGAAAGTGGAGGGGAGCGTCGGAGAACGCGTTCCCAAGTTGGTTGTGATTCTGCTGACGAAACTGATGCTGGACAGGCAGGTGCAGATGTTGTGACGAGGCGACACAGGAGGAATGCGGCGAATTTGGGTGCAGGTGATGTGGTTGAGAGGGTAGCTGGAGCTGTAGGCCGGAAAACCTCTGCCAAAGCTGAGCAACAAGAGCTGGACGCTGGAGAAGCAGTTGGTAGGAAGCATCAGCTGAAGCGGAAGACCAGCGAGAATGACGCTGACAATGTAGATGTCAGTGTGCAAGTTGGAGTTTCTTGTAGAAGCACAAGGTCTAGTGCTGTTCAGTCTGAGCCTGCTGCCGCACCGTCTCCTGTTGTTCACAACAAAAGAGGGAGGAAGAAGGCGGGAGATCTGAAGGAACAAGATCGTGTCAAGGAGCAACCTACTGAAATTCAACATGTTGGTAGAACTCTAAGATCTGGATTGGTGGTGGCCGGCCCACCGTTGCCTACTGTTTCTGAAAATAAGAGAAGTAGGTCAAAGGTGCCGGAAGGCGAAACTGCTGTGGAGAAGGTTGCCGAGGTGGAAATATCTGGTAGGACTACAAGATCAAGCTCAGTACCAGCTGCTGCGACGTCACCCATTGTCGTTGCGAAGAAGAGGAGAAAAACCAAGAATGTCAACTCGGATGAAGGGCAACATACGGTTCCAGATGTATCAAATGATGCTCCAGTTACAAGGGTCTTGAGGAATAGAGCTATTCAGACAATTGGCAGTACTGACTTGAAGGTAGCTCGCCCAACCATGCTCAATGCCGCCAAAGACGGCGTAGAAGATGGTGTGGCTAAGCAAGATGGGCATGTGGGGTCCAAAAAGAGGAAAATGTCGAATCGCAGGGCTACAGTAGCCACAGATGGCGGTGAAATCCCATTTTCTGATAGCAGTGGTAAGGCTTCTGCTATGGACATGCACGTAGACGTACCTGGGCCTGTGAGAAGATCGATGCGGaaatctgttgttccatcgtttCTTGAGCACGAAACCAAAGGTATGCATGGAGATGTGGAGATGAAAGAAACAGTGACAAAAACTGTTGGGGGATCAACCTGGCGATCTGTTGCCCCAGTTATACTCGAGAAAGAGTCCAAGGGTCTCACAAAACCTGTGGAGAGCAAAGAAACAGTGACAAAACCTGTTGGGCGATCAACCCGGCGATCTGTTGCCACAGTTATACTTGAGAAAGAGTGCAAGGGTCTCCCAAAAGAAATGATTCCTCAAGTGCATGTTAAGCGACAAACAAAGAAATCTCTTGTCCCGGCTATGACTGAGAAAGGAACAAAGAGCATCGTTACAGACATGATTCCGGAAGCACGTGCTGGAAGGTCAACGCGAAGACCTGCTCTTGCTATTGTTAATAGTAAGAAGAATGATCACTGTGAAGCAGCCATCAGTGAGAAGTGTTCAAGTGCTAAGAGTGAAGACTTGGAGAAGCAACAAACAGTCAAGCAACCTGTTAGACGGTTAACACGGAAATCATTTGTTCCGGCTGTGCTTGAGAAGGACAGGAAGGCTGTACCTGCAGAAATGAATCCTGATGCACAGTTCAATAATGAGAATGGTGATCACACTAAAATGAAATGTGCTAAGGGTGGACACTTGGAGAAACAACTAGTAGTGAAAGAACCATCTAGGCGATCAACACACAAATCTGTTGCCCCACATGTGATTGAGAAAGAAATTAAGGGTTTACAAGAAGAATCTAAGTCTGAAGTTCCTGTGAGCACATCTGTGCGTAAACTATCTTGTCCTAACGCGGTTGATAAGGAGAGCAAGGATCACAGAGAAATTGTCCCACATGTGATTGAGAAAGACATTAAGGGTTCTCAAGAAGAATCGAAGTCAGATGTTCCTGTGAGGACATCAGTGCGTAAACCGGCTGGTCCTAATGCGGTTGATAAGGAGATTAAGGATCACAGTGAAATTGTCAGGAGGGAAGAGTCAAGTGTTCGCACAAGAAGCGCACAAACAAAACTCCAACGTTCTGTTCAGAATGATGCGAGTCTGCGGCAAACAAGACACAGATCTTCGAAGCTAGCGATATCACCGCTACCGTCAAAGCCAACAGCTTCAAAGGGAAGACCTGCAAAGAGGAGTAGAACAGCATCTTTGGAAGAAGTcatgcctgctgaagagcagaaGGAAGACCAAATTGCTTATGGTGGCCACACGAGTGATATGATTGATGTTGCCAGTAGTGCTAATAGCTTGGAAAGTGGGGTGCTGCCTTCCCCAGCTGAAAAATCTGATTTGCGTGACGCACAGCTTAACACTCAGCTGGAGGGCACAGTCGTTGAATCCAGCATCAGCCATGGTAAAGATGGTAGTAACATTCTGGAGTTCGAGCTTGAGAGCACAGTAGTAG GTACCACTGAGAAGCCTCCGTCCGATTTAGCTATTCCGGACTGTACACATGTAGGTGCTTTATCTGAGGAAGCCCTGGACTCAATAGAAAATGCTGCTGCAAGGTGCTCACCAGTTCTTGAACAATCACCCACTGGGCTACGGTTCCTATTCTCACAGGGAAACATAGAAGAACCTGATACACATAACACTAGTCCATTTTTTAAAAATTTCATGGAAGAATCAGATGTTCACAAGGTTGAACGTCAAGTTGAAACAGTTGTTTCATTAAAACCTGACTCATATCAAGGCTCTGATGAATATTCAATCAGAGTCGAAGAAAGTGGAGGCTTAATGTTTTCGTCTCAGCAAAACAATGAACAAGAAG GATTTTCAGTGTCCACCCTCAGAAAAGATTGGGTTGCATCTGTTCAGTTGGATTCGTCAGAGGATGTGCATCATACAGTAAG GGATATTACTAGAAAGGACGTGATCTGCAACGAGGAAGAGAAAACGGACTTTATTCCTTCAGACATTAATGCTCCCCATGAGAAATCACATGCGGATAAACCTG CTGAGCACGTCTCTGGTGTTAGTGGAGCTCTATTTTGCATTTCACAGAGCACCACTGTTGTTGATGAAGTAAATTCGGATTCTTCACTGCTAGAATCAGTGGATGGTTTAGATAATCAGATAGCATCTTCTAATACTGAAGGGCTTCAACAGGATAATATAGAGGAATGCAATCTACACAATGCAAGAGTCACGGAAGACATCCATGCAAGTGTCATGTTTGAAGCTGCACAGGTTGCTGTACCAGAAAGTGGAAAAATGCTGCAGCCAGATGTAGAAACATTAGTATTGCCAGATGAGCAGCTTAAGCACAAGCTGGAGGGTGATGATCACGAAGTACAAAGCTTTAGCCGCGGTGAAGATGAATCTCCAAAACAATCTACATCATGTGAGGATCAAAGCTTTTTAGGGTCAG GTATTTGTCAAACTGTTTCGCGAAGGTATACAGATGTAGTTTGTGTCAAGGATCATAAAGATGACTGCAATCAACACAGTGAAGGTCAACTTACTTTAGGCAACCTAGAAAGTGACATGTCTGAACCTGCACTTGATGAACGATCTGAAAGTGGAATGTCAGTGCTCCGAGCTGAAGAAACATCACCATTTCCAGATGAGCAGCTTAACACCAAGCTGGAGGGCAACACAGAACAAAGCCTTATCTGTGATAAAGACAGCAGCAATGTTTCTCTCACTGAATTTTTGGGAAACAATCATCTGTCTAGCTTGAAGGACCCTACAATGGATCCTTGCCATGACCAGGAGCTCCCAAATGACATGCCTGCACCTAAATCTCCTGAAGAATCTGCAGTTTTTCTGGATGACAAAGTCTCGGGTTCAGTGCAAAGCCTTAGGTGTGATAAAGATGGTAGCATCGTCTCTGACACTGGATCTTTGGGAAACAAGAATCTGTCCAGCATGAAGGACCCTTCAATGGATCCTTGCCATGTCCAGGAACTCCCCTGTGGCCCTTCAATGGATCCTTGCCATGACCAGGAACTACCCGGGGACATGCCTGCATCTAAATCTCCTGACGAATTTGCAGTTTCTATGGATGAGAGAGTCTCTGGTTCAGTAG GGATTTGTCAAATTAGTGCGAGCATAGGCAAAGGAAATCACATTGCTATGGATCCCCACCATACCGTGAAGCAAGTGGATAACCTGAACCAATCTGCAGCTGCCTTGCTGAGAAACATGGAGAACACACCTTGTAAGCCTGATGCTCTTGAGCCTAGCAGTGATCACTTGTTTGTGATTGATCCATCAACACCTATGGAGCCTCTACTGACGGAAGCAGGACTTAAAGTGGGCAGTCCTGACAAGAAACTACCTATGGAGCAGGTTCAGCAAGATGATTTACAAGTGCAAGAAG GTACCGTAGAGAAGACACCAGAGTGTAAACATGAATGTGTATCACCTGATAAAGCAGGACCACACTCATTGAAGAATGAGGGATATCCATCAAGTATTGAACAATCATTATTTGATCAGCAGTCCCTTTCTTCGCAGGAGGATGTACAAGTACAGGAAG ATACCCTAGAGAAGACAGCACTAGGTTCAACTACACCAGAGTGTAAAGATGAATATGGATTTCCTGATGAAGCAGATCCACACTCATTGAAGAACGAGAGAGGTTCATTGATTGTTGAACAATCACCATGTAGTCTGCCGACCCTTTTCACGCAGGAAAGTGTAGAAGAACGCAGTGAATGTGTTGTCCTTTCTTCAGCAAGAGTTCAGGCTGAAAATGGAGTTTGTGAGTCAAATCCTGGTTCAGACCATGATACTAGTGCGGACTTTAGTGCAGTTTCCAAAAGTGAAGATTGTTTGGATACTTCTCAGCAAGATAATGAAAATGAAG GATTATCGGAGGCTAGTCATGAACAAGATGATTTCCATGTACAAGAAG GTACCGTGGAGAAGACAACACTAGGTTCAGATTTACCAGAGTGTAAACATGAATTTGGATTACCTGCTGAAGCAGAACCCCACTCATTGATGAATCAGAGATCAAGTATTGAGCAATCGGCATTTGGTCTGCAGTCCCTTATCTTAAAGGAGGAAGGACAAG GCACTGTAGAGAAGAAAGCAGTAGATTCAGCTACACCAGAGTGTAAACATGAATGTGTATCACCTGATAAAGCAGGACCACACTCATTGAAGGATGAAAGATATCCAGCAAGTATTGCACAATCATCGTTTGATCTGCAGCCCTTTTCCTTGCAGGATGATGTACAAGTACATGAAG GTACCCTAGAGAAGACAGCACTAGGTTCAGCTACACCAGAGTGTAAAGATGAATATGGATTTCCTGATGAAGCAGATCCGCACTCATTGAAGAATGAGAGAGGTTCATTAGGTGTTGAACAACCACTTAGTTTGCCGGCCTTTTTCTCACAGGAAAGCATAGAAGAACCCAGTGAATGTATTGCCCTTTCTTCAGCAAGTGTTCAGGCTGAAACTGGAGTTAATGAGTCAAAACCTGGTTTAGACCATGATACCAGTGTAGATTTTAGTACAGTTTCCAAAAGTGAAGATTGTCTGGTTACTTCTCAGCAAGATAATGAAAATGAAG AATTAACGAAGGCTAGTCATGAACAAGAGCAGGTGGCAACTGGTCAGCTAGATTTGGAGGCTGCAAGTATCATGGA GGACGTTGATTCTGAGGAAGTAGCCTATGAtgaagaaaataagaagcctGTTCATCCTACAGACATTAATTCTTTGTGTCAAAAAATAAATGTCAGCGGACCTG TTGAGCATGCTTCTGGTCTTGGTGATGCTTTATTGAGCCCCTCACTAATTGCTTGTACCGATGACAGTGATGTGCATCTGAGTTCTAATCCTTGCCTGTTTGAATCAACTGATTTCCCGGATGAAATAGATTGGTCCAATACCGAGGCTTTGCAGCAGGGTCTCAAAAAGCAGCAATGCGATGAGCTAAAGGAATACCAAGTTCCTTTTGGAGCCGGTAATGATATGATTGAAGCTGGCACAAAAGACATAGACAGTGGAGTTCCACCACTTCGAGCTGAAGAAACATCAAATATGCGAGACGAGCAGCTTAACACTAAGCTGCCGTGCACAGAAGTTGTGGAATTTGGTCTTAGCTGTGACAAAGGCAGTAATAATTATATAGATACTGAATCTGTGGTGAACAGTGTTTGTACAAATATTCCGTCGGATTCCAGTTTACCAACGGATTGTTCCACAGATGATTACCAGCAAATGGAGCTCTTTGAAGGCCCTGCTGAACAAAAATCTCCCAAAGATGCTTCTGTATGCTGGGAGGACAGTGATCCAAGAGCAGTGTCAGCTACCATTGAGAAGCCTTCACCTTCATTTGATTTAGCAATTCCAGATTTTAAACATGAAGGTGCTCTATCAGAGGAAGCAGTGTACTCAATGAAGAATGACACTGAAAGCTGTTCACGAGATCACAGACGATCGTCCATTGGGCTTCATCACTTGTTCTCGCAGGAGTCATTTAAAGGACCAGATGTGCATGATGATCTTGTGCTTCCAAGTACTGAGGATGAAGATGATTCCAACACTCGTCATGCTGAAAAAATGGTTTCTTCAGAACCTGATTCACATCAAGGGTCTCCTGTAGATTTAAGTATAGTTGAAGAAATTAAGGGTTTGTTTTCATCTGAGAGAGACGATGAACAAG GATTCCTGAGTTCCGGCCACAAAACAGGATGTATTGGATCTGCCCGGTTGGATTCATCAGAGGATTGTAATCTTGTGAAAAG GGATATTAATACTGAGGTGATCTGCAAGGAGGAAGAGAAACAGGAACTTGTTCCTTCTTCTGACACTCGCACCCTTCATGAAACATCAATTACTGATGAACCTG ATGAACAGAAAATAACCCTGCTGCAAGCTGCGGAAACATCGGCTTCAGCAGATAAGCAGCTTAGCTCCGAGCTGGAGGAGGATGAATTTAAGGAACACAACTTTAGTAGTGAAGAAACGATTGGCATATTTGGTGTTGGATCGGTGAAGGGTAATCTATTCCATTTACATGAAGACTCTCATACCAATCCTATCCAGGGAAAGGAGCTCCCAGATAACCTATCTGCACCCAAATCTCCTGAACAATCCACGTTTGGGCAGGCTGAGAGTCTTTTGGGATCAG GCATTTGTCAGGCTGTCGTTCAAAGGAGTACAGAAGAAATCAACACCAAGCTCCAACATGAGCGTAAAGAGGAATGCAGTAAGTACATTGATGATCAAACCACTCTCATGTCTGAATGTGCACTGTTTGGAGGATCAGTAAGTGGAACGACACTGCTGCCAACTGCAGAAACATCTTCATTGCCAGATGAGCAATTTGGCCCTGAGCTCAAGTGCGATGAATTTGAGGAACCTGACCGTAGTTATGATGAAGATGCAAGCTACTTATTTGGTTCTGGGTCTCTGAAGAACAATGTACCCAATCTGGGTCATAAGGAGGAATACTATGAGCACAGTGATGATCCAGCCATACTATCAGGTGGCATGCCCAAGCCCTCACCAATTAGAGAATCAGAAAGTGGAGTGGCACTGCAGCCAGCTGAAGAAACACCAGCATTGACAAATGAGCACCTTAACTTTGAGATGGAGGAACTGGGCCTTTGCATTAGTGACATGTCTGATACTGGATTAATGGAGAACAACAATCTATCTTGCTTGCCCAAAGACACTTATATGGAAACGTGGAACGAAGATGAGATTTCAATTGGCACACCTGCAGCTAAATCTCCAGGAGAATCTGCAGTTTGCCCAGATGACAGGGTTCCTGGGTCAGTAG GAATCTGCCAAACTAGTGGGCGACGACGCATAGATGAAATTAGCACAAAGTTGCTGAGCTTCAAAATTTCGAGTGCAGTCAAAGGAAGTTACATTGCCATGGACTCTGCTGATGACCCGAAGCAAGGTGACAACCTGAGTCCGGCTGCTTTGCCAGGGAACTGGGAGAATGTTCATGCAGCCAAAGCAGATAATCCTGCAAAGCAAAACAGTGACTGCTCGGTTGCGAAGGACTCCTCAAGCTGA